In Planctomycetia bacterium, one DNA window encodes the following:
- a CDS encoding class I tRNA ligase family protein encodes MSRKFLVTAALPYSNGRLHVGHIAGAYLPADIYVRYLRSRGDDVRFICGSDDNGVAIEISARKEGTTPQELCTRYHKRQAADFEGLGIHFDIYGGTHQPEYVALHTKLSQDFFRTIHSNGHFVKRTTEQLYDAQAKKFLPDRYVTGTCYHKKDDGTPCGNPQALGDQCEQCGNSIDPLKLINPVSALTGATPEQRNTTHWYLRLDQFQGMLADWFSLTSLDWRPIVTNFALGSIKTGLPERAMTRDLEWGVPVPLDDPDAAGKVLYVWFDAPIGYVSFTAALCQKLDGDWEQYKDWWRNPDCKIVHFIGEDNIVFHALIWPAMLLGTQFTADEVASRGSSFTRPKAAGHYQLPSNVVANAFLNIKFPGKEEEKISKSRGTAVWIEDYLQSFDPDPLRYYLTINAPESQRTFWSFEDFVERNNGELIAALGNFVNRWQKIVTDDFDRRVPPFDAADDTDRALLAMLAALPEKVGEEIEAARFKSALGRVMEAFRACNRYIDGRAPWTTRKTDAARTAATIHTCIQAVRTLGVLLAPFLPFAAEKIRVSMNVPADQWTWPRATEPLPVGHALGPAPQVLFKKLDLSEWQIANNE; translated from the coding sequence ATGAGTCGAAAGTTCCTCGTCACCGCCGCGTTGCCTTACTCCAACGGCCGCCTGCATGTCGGGCACATCGCCGGGGCGTACCTGCCGGCCGACATTTATGTGCGCTATTTGCGCTCGCGCGGGGATGATGTGCGATTCATCTGCGGCAGCGATGACAACGGCGTGGCGATTGAAATTTCCGCCCGCAAGGAAGGCACCACGCCGCAGGAGCTTTGCACGCGCTACCACAAGCGGCAGGCCGCCGACTTCGAGGGGCTGGGCATTCACTTCGACATTTACGGCGGCACGCATCAACCCGAGTACGTCGCCTTGCACACGAAGTTGAGTCAGGACTTTTTCCGCACGATCCATTCCAACGGCCACTTCGTAAAGCGCACGACCGAGCAGCTCTACGACGCGCAAGCGAAGAAGTTTCTGCCCGACCGGTATGTGACCGGGACGTGCTATCACAAGAAGGACGACGGCACGCCCTGCGGCAACCCGCAGGCGCTCGGCGATCAGTGCGAGCAATGCGGCAACAGCATCGACCCGCTCAAGCTCATCAACCCGGTCAGCGCGCTGACCGGCGCAACGCCGGAACAGCGCAACACCACGCATTGGTACCTGCGATTGGACCAATTCCAGGGCATGTTGGCCGACTGGTTCAGCCTCACGTCGCTGGACTGGCGGCCGATCGTGACGAACTTCGCGCTGGGCTCGATCAAGACGGGTCTGCCCGAGCGGGCGATGACGCGCGATCTGGAGTGGGGCGTCCCGGTGCCGCTGGACGACCCCGACGCGGCGGGCAAGGTGCTGTACGTCTGGTTTGACGCGCCGATCGGGTACGTCAGTTTTACCGCCGCCCTGTGTCAGAAGCTCGACGGCGACTGGGAACAATATAAAGATTGGTGGCGCAACCCCGATTGCAAGATCGTCCACTTCATCGGCGAGGACAACATCGTCTTCCACGCCCTGATCTGGCCGGCGATGCTGCTGGGCACGCAATTCACGGCGGACGAGGTTGCGAGTCGCGGCAGCAGTTTCACGCGACCGAAGGCGGCGGGTCATTACCAACTGCCGTCGAACGTCGTGGCCAACGCATTTCTCAATATCAAGTTCCCCGGCAAGGAGGAGGAGAAGATCAGCAAATCGCGCGGCACGGCTGTGTGGATCGAGGACTATCTCCAGTCGTTCGACCCCGACCCGCTGCGATATTATCTCACCATCAATGCGCCGGAATCGCAGCGCACCTTCTGGAGTTTTGAAGACTTCGTCGAGCGGAACAACGGCGAGCTGATCGCCGCGCTGGGCAATTTCGTGAACCGCTGGCAGAAGATCGTGACCGACGATTTTGACCGCCGCGTGCCGCCGTTCGATGCCGCCGATGACACCGATCGGGCACTCCTCGCCATGCTGGCGGCGCTGCCGGAGAAGGTCGGCGAGGAGATCGAAGCGGCGCGGTTCAAGTCCGCCCTCGGTCGCGTCATGGAAGCCTTCCGCGCGTGCAATCGTTACATCGACGGCCGCGCGCCGTGGACCACGCGCAAGACCGACGCGGCGCGCACCGCTGCGACGATTCACACCTGCATTCAGGCGGTGCGGACGCTGGGCGTGCTGCTCGCGCCGTTCCTGCCGTTCGCCGCGGAGAAGATACGCGTGTCGATGAATGTGCCGGCGGACCAGTGGACGTGGCCCCGTGCGACCGAACCCCTGCCGGTGGGACATGCGCTCGGCCCCGCGCCGCAGGTGCTGTTTAAGAAGCTGGATTTGTCTGAATGGCAAATAGCGAATAACGAATAG
- a CDS encoding cation:proton antiporter: protein MPDTLLLKQTVLLFGAAVAVAWLFRVLRAPSVVGFLVSGIVIGPSGLQLITQDTVSQFAELGLVMLLFAVGLELSPGPLLRTGHRIILGAALQIAFTLLVGLVLIKASTPSSWTVAFALALAITPSSVAIVLKPLADMRQTDSAMGRTITGVSLVQDIMVISLMLFLPLLAGPGEGGLAAGLLRGAASLTGLAVAAVVLRYVLPLITNSLVRVGGQELMALFAVMMACAGAWLAARAGWAPALGACIAGMLLAETDIKHQLFADIVPFRDVFNALFFMSMGMLVDLPEASPQLHWIAAAVVVILVIKTLLAALAVRIAGWPMRLAIQVGLGLASISEFGFVLAREAASMNLFPSAAMNVLTAIIVGTMILGTPLVPLAHRISAIFLASASIARRRGEPASTDSNLDKPLTDAPCLPGVDVVIVGYGLNGQNLARVLKATGIGFSIVEMNPALASAARADGWRVILGDATRLSILLQAGLASARALVVAIHDQPATRRIVAQARAERPDLFILARTRNVAELDVLHRLGAQQVIPEEFETSIEIFAHVLHHFGIADNVIEAQVAMVRAGQYGMMRGLPDTAARRAELIQLFDATATQTFLLETDSPVLGRSIREVDLRAATGVSIIAIVRDGKPATNPGPDWTFAAGDLLILLGGHKQLDAAKALFSPPPQDESTVQP from the coding sequence TCGGACCGTCGGGCCTGCAACTGATCACGCAGGACACCGTCTCGCAATTTGCCGAGCTGGGCCTCGTCATGTTGCTCTTCGCGGTCGGCCTGGAGCTGTCGCCCGGCCCGCTGCTGCGCACCGGCCATCGCATCATTCTCGGCGCGGCCTTGCAAATCGCGTTTACCTTGTTGGTCGGTCTGGTGCTCATCAAGGCATCGACGCCCTCGTCCTGGACTGTCGCATTCGCGCTGGCGCTGGCCATCACGCCCAGCAGCGTGGCCATCGTGCTCAAGCCGCTGGCCGACATGCGCCAGACGGACTCGGCCATGGGCCGCACGATCACCGGTGTCTCGCTGGTGCAGGACATCATGGTGATTTCGCTGATGCTGTTCCTGCCGCTGTTGGCCGGCCCGGGCGAGGGTGGGCTGGCGGCGGGGTTGTTGCGCGGCGCGGCGTCGCTCACCGGGCTGGCCGTTGCGGCGGTTGTGTTGAGATACGTACTGCCGCTGATCACGAACTCGCTGGTGCGCGTCGGCGGTCAGGAGTTGATGGCGCTCTTCGCGGTGATGATGGCCTGCGCCGGCGCGTGGCTCGCTGCGCGCGCCGGATGGGCGCCGGCCCTGGGCGCCTGCATCGCCGGCATGTTGCTCGCCGAGACCGACATCAAGCACCAGCTCTTCGCCGACATCGTCCCCTTTCGCGATGTCTTCAACGCGCTGTTCTTCATGTCGATGGGAATGCTCGTCGACCTGCCCGAGGCCTCGCCGCAGTTGCACTGGATCGCCGCCGCAGTCGTTGTCATTCTTGTCATCAAGACGCTGCTCGCCGCGCTGGCCGTGCGAATCGCCGGCTGGCCCATGCGCCTGGCCATCCAGGTCGGCCTCGGTCTGGCCAGCATCAGCGAGTTCGGTTTCGTGCTCGCGCGCGAGGCCGCGTCGATGAATCTGTTTCCGTCCGCCGCCATGAATGTCCTCACGGCCATCATCGTCGGCACGATGATCCTCGGCACGCCGCTCGTGCCGCTGGCGCATCGCATTTCGGCGATCTTCCTTGCTTCAGCCTCCATCGCGCGGCGGCGCGGCGAGCCGGCCTCGACGGATTCCAATCTCGACAAACCGCTTACGGATGCGCCCTGCCTGCCCGGCGTCGACGTGGTGATCGTTGGTTACGGGCTGAACGGCCAGAATCTCGCCCGCGTGCTGAAAGCCACCGGCATCGGCTTCAGCATTGTCGAAATGAACCCGGCCCTCGCGTCGGCCGCCCGCGCCGACGGCTGGCGCGTGATCCTGGGCGACGCCACGCGGCTGTCGATTCTGCTCCAGGCCGGTCTGGCCAGCGCCCGCGCGCTGGTGGTCGCCATACACGATCAGCCTGCGACGCGGCGCATCGTGGCCCAGGCCCGCGCCGAGCGGCCCGATCTGTTCATCCTCGCGCGCACGCGAAACGTCGCCGAGCTGGACGTCCTCCATCGCCTCGGGGCGCAGCAGGTGATCCCCGAGGAGTTTGAGACATCCATCGAAATCTTTGCGCACGTGTTGCACCATTTCGGAATCGCCGACAACGTGATCGAGGCGCAAGTGGCCATGGTCCGCGCCGGGCAGTACGGCATGATGCGCGGCCTGCCCGACACGGCCGCACGCCGCGCCGAGTTGATTCAGCTCTTCGATGCCACCGCCACGCAGACGTTTCTGCTCGAGACCGACAGCCCGGTCCTGGGCCGCTCGATTCGAGAGGTTGATCTGCGCGCCGCGACAGGCGTCTCAATCATCGCCATCGTGCGCGACGGCAAGCCCGCGACCAACCCCGGCCCCGATTGGACCTTCGCCGCCGGCGATCTGCTGATCCTCCTCGGCGGGCACAAGCAGCTCGACGCCGCCAAGGCGCTCTTCTCTCCGCCGCCCCAAGACGAATCGACGGTTCAACCGTAA
- a CDS encoding ferredoxin family protein, whose product MTHIVTERCVNCRYTDCATVCPVECFWETTDPAMLVIDPDTCIDCGLCIPECPVHAIYTEDELPEPYAEWKAKNAELVKKGTNLTQKKDPLPGALTLEQVQQKERERGWDIPEPGGT is encoded by the coding sequence ATGACGCACATTGTCACCGAACGCTGCGTGAATTGCCGTTACACCGACTGCGCCACGGTCTGCCCGGTCGAGTGTTTCTGGGAGACGACCGATCCGGCGATGCTGGTCATCGATCCCGACACCTGCATCGATTGCGGCCTGTGCATTCCCGAGTGCCCGGTCCACGCCATTTACACCGAGGACGAACTGCCCGAGCCGTACGCCGAGTGGAAGGCCAAGAACGCCGAGCTGGTCAAGAAGGGCACGAACCTGACCCAGAAAAAGGACCCCCTTCCCGGCGCACTCACGCTCGAGCAGGTTCAGCAGAAGGAACGTGAGCGCGGCTGGGACATCCCCGAACCGGGCGGTACGTGA
- the speB gene encoding agmatinase: MATIPDNFLGLPRPHAEYRKAKYAVLPIPYDSTVSFQVGTRHGPRAILTASQQVELFDQEYEREFFKAGVATLDPVAPNMAGPKAMHEDIFAEARRVVADGKFLIGLGGEHSITSALVRAVLTKHKKLSVLQIDAHADLRAEYEDTPFSHAAVMRRVVEMGVKVTGVGIRNYCIEEHRFMKSKKIAPISARQAREDADWMMRAVESLGENVYVTIDIDGFDPAYAPGTGTPEPGGLDWFQVTDLLKATAMNRRIVAADVVEVIPLPGNAMTEFLAAKLIYKLIAHIEANGGGRRTKN, from the coding sequence GTGGCGACCATACCCGATAACTTTTTGGGCCTTCCAAGGCCCCACGCCGAGTATCGCAAGGCGAAGTACGCCGTCCTTCCGATCCCGTATGACTCCACGGTCAGCTTCCAGGTCGGCACACGCCACGGCCCCCGCGCCATCCTCACCGCCAGCCAGCAGGTCGAACTGTTCGATCAGGAATACGAGCGTGAGTTCTTCAAAGCGGGCGTGGCAACGCTGGACCCGGTCGCGCCGAACATGGCCGGGCCCAAGGCGATGCACGAGGACATCTTCGCGGAGGCCCGGCGCGTCGTGGCCGACGGGAAGTTTCTGATCGGCCTGGGTGGCGAACATTCGATCACCAGCGCGCTGGTCCGCGCCGTGCTGACGAAGCACAAGAAGTTGAGCGTGCTCCAGATCGATGCACACGCCGACCTGCGCGCCGAGTACGAAGACACGCCGTTCAGCCATGCGGCCGTCATGCGGCGCGTGGTCGAGATGGGCGTGAAGGTGACCGGCGTCGGCATTCGCAATTACTGCATCGAAGAACATCGCTTCATGAAATCGAAGAAGATCGCGCCGATCTCCGCGCGTCAGGCGCGCGAGGACGCGGACTGGATGATGCGCGCGGTCGAGTCGCTCGGCGAGAACGTCTACGTCACCATCGACATCGACGGTTTCGACCCGGCGTATGCCCCCGGCACCGGCACGCCCGAGCCGGGCGGACTCGATTGGTTCCAGGTGACCGATCTGCTCAAGGCGACGGCGATGAACCGGCGCATCGTCGCGGCCGACGTGGTGGAAGTGATCCCGCTGCCCGGCAACGCGATGACGGAGTTCTTGGCGGCGAAGCTGATCTACAAGCTCATCGCCCACATCGAGGCAAATGGCGGAGGGAGGCGAACGAAGAATTGA
- a CDS encoding alpha/beta fold hydrolase: protein MSPTIEPLTLSDGYRAVVRWWRPPKPRGAVLYFHGIQSHGGWYEQSGEALADRGYTVLMPDRRGSGLNQSQRGHVDSLERAIADATDALDALLAATGQPAAHVVGVSWGGKLAVCLAAQRPNEVASLSLVAPGLFPRVDLTTAQKFRVGVALINDRERLFPIPLNDPACFTENPERVRFVENDKLLLTHVTAPFLLVTRRMDRIVRRFGETSFRNPVHLLLAGRERIIDNDRTRAWLRALPSPDRRITDYPNGCHTLEFDADPKPFLGDLVEWIEQRNTC from the coding sequence ATGTCGCCCACCATCGAACCCCTCACGCTCTCCGACGGCTATCGCGCGGTGGTGCGGTGGTGGCGACCGCCCAAACCGCGCGGCGCGGTGCTCTACTTTCACGGCATCCAATCCCACGGCGGCTGGTACGAACAATCCGGCGAGGCCCTGGCCGATCGCGGGTACACCGTGCTGATGCCCGATCGGCGCGGCAGCGGGCTGAATCAATCGCAGCGCGGGCATGTCGATTCGCTCGAGCGCGCCATCGCCGATGCTACGGACGCGCTGGATGCGCTGCTGGCGGCAACGGGTCAGCCTGCCGCGCACGTCGTCGGCGTCAGTTGGGGCGGCAAGCTCGCCGTCTGCCTCGCGGCGCAGCGGCCGAATGAGGTCGCGTCGCTCTCGCTGGTCGCGCCGGGGTTGTTCCCGCGGGTCGATCTCACCACGGCGCAGAAGTTCCGCGTCGGCGTCGCGCTGATCAACGACCGCGAGCGGCTCTTTCCCATTCCGCTGAACGACCCCGCCTGTTTCACCGAGAACCCCGAGCGCGTCCGGTTTGTTGAAAACGACAAATTGCTTCTCACGCACGTCACCGCGCCGTTTCTGCTCGTCACGCGCCGCATGGACCGCATCGTCCGCCGATTCGGCGAAACATCCTTTCGCAACCCTGTCCACCTCCTGCTCGCCGGCCGCGAACGCATCATCGACAACGACCGCACCCGCGCCTGGCTCCGCGCTCTGCCGTCCCCCGACCGCCGCATCACCGACTACCCCAACGGCTGCCACACGCTGGAGTTTGATGCCGATCCGAAGCCGTTTCTGGGGGATTTGGTGGAGTGGATTGAGCAGCGGAACACATGCTGA
- the fabG gene encoding 3-oxoacyl-[acyl-carrier-protein] reductase yields the protein MGVLDGKLSVVTGGSRGIGRAIALALAQEGSDVALIYAHKREPAQEVADLIAKMGRKANVYKADVSLPEEDDRVVAEIKKDLGTVQILVNNAGITRDKSFLKMNRDMWHEVLNVNLTGAAMMMHRLLPGMIESGWGRIVNITSVVGQMGNFGQANYAAAKGGLVSLTKTLAREFARKNITVNAVAPGYIETDMTANVPGDVLEHVRQMTPMGRLGKPEEVASAVVYLASPQASFITGEVLGVNGGMYM from the coding sequence ATGGGTGTTCTTGACGGAAAGCTAAGCGTGGTGACGGGTGGATCGCGCGGGATCGGACGGGCGATCGCCCTGGCGCTGGCACAGGAAGGCAGCGACGTGGCACTGATCTATGCGCACAAGCGGGAACCGGCGCAGGAAGTGGCCGACCTGATCGCAAAGATGGGACGTAAGGCAAATGTCTATAAAGCAGACGTTTCGCTGCCGGAGGAAGACGATCGCGTCGTGGCGGAGATCAAGAAGGACCTCGGCACGGTGCAGATTCTAGTGAACAACGCCGGCATCACGCGCGACAAATCGTTCCTGAAAATGAACCGGGACATGTGGCACGAAGTGCTCAACGTGAACCTGACCGGTGCGGCCATGATGATGCACCGGCTGCTTCCCGGGATGATCGAGTCGGGCTGGGGACGCATCGTGAACATCACCAGCGTCGTCGGGCAGATGGGCAATTTCGGCCAGGCGAACTACGCCGCGGCCAAGGGCGGCCTGGTCTCGCTGACCAAGACGCTCGCTCGCGAGTTCGCGCGGAAGAACATCACCGTCAACGCCGTCGCGCCGGGCTACATCGAGACCGACATGACCGCGAACGTGCCCGGCGATGTGCTGGAACATGTGCGGCAGATGACGCCGATGGGCCGGCTGGGCAAACCCGAGGAAGTCGCGTCGGCGGTGGTTTATCTTGCCTCGCCGCAGGCATCGTTCATCACCGGTGAAGTGCTCGGTGTGAACGGTGGCATGTACATGTAG